Proteins encoded by one window of Macaca mulatta isolate MMU2019108-1 chromosome 10, T2T-MMU8v2.0, whole genome shotgun sequence:
- the UQCR10 gene encoding cytochrome b-c1 complex subunit 9 isoform X1 — protein sequence MAAAAFTSKLYSLLFRRTSTFALTIVVGVVFFERAFDQGADAIYDHINEGKLWKHIKHKYEK from the exons atggcGGCCGCGGCGTTTACTTCGAAATTGTACTCCTTGCTGTTTCGCAGGACCTCCACCTTCGCCCTCACCATCGTCGTGGGCGTCGTATTCTTCGAGCGCGCCTTCGATCAAGGCGCGGACGCGATCTACGACCACATCAACGAGGGG AAACTGTGGAAACACATCAAGCACAAGTATGAGAAGTAG
- the UQCR10 gene encoding cytochrome b-c1 complex subunit 9 isoform X2 has protein sequence MAAAAFTSKLYSLLFRRTSTFALTIVVGVVFFERAFDQGADAIYDHINEGVRACGILDLGPT, from the coding sequence atggcGGCCGCGGCGTTTACTTCGAAATTGTACTCCTTGCTGTTTCGCAGGACCTCCACCTTCGCCCTCACCATCGTCGTGGGCGTCGTATTCTTCGAGCGCGCCTTCGATCAAGGCGCGGACGCGATCTACGACCACATCAACGAGGGGGTGAGGGCCTGTGGCATCCTTGACCTTGGACCTACCTGA